Proteins encoded within one genomic window of bacterium:
- a CDS encoding class I SAM-dependent methyltransferase — MDPQRASMTALAASLMRAVHTRCDRPPLLDDPYGDRLLAETERPFVLERLLLALPEDRRAAIAAIADRAHALDRAVQSHPAYGGIVVRARWAEDATLAGLARGIGQYIAVAAGMDTFACRHPELGERVRMIEIDHPATQALKRQRFALAGIAMPPAVRLIAADLDRRPLREVLGEAAYDRAAPVLFTVLGLTQYRSREANLALFGDLAAHGGAGSEVLFDYLDLDAFDAGRASADLERLRRERAQTDEPWVSGFDPRRLPAALAGLGLELVEDLDSAALAARYCRGRSDGLQVPAHMHVARAALRAAR; from the coding sequence ATGGATCCGCAGCGGGCCAGCATGACGGCCTTGGCGGCGTCGCTGATGCGCGCCGTGCACACCCGGTGCGATCGGCCGCCGCTGCTCGACGATCCCTACGGCGACCGGCTGCTGGCCGAGACCGAGCGCCCGTTCGTCCTCGAGCGCCTGCTGCTGGCGCTGCCCGAGGACCGCCGCGCCGCGATCGCGGCGATCGCCGACCGGGCGCATGCCCTCGATCGCGCCGTCCAGTCCCATCCGGCATACGGCGGCATCGTCGTCCGCGCCCGCTGGGCCGAGGACGCGACCCTCGCCGGCCTGGCGCGCGGCATCGGCCAGTACATCGCCGTCGCCGCTGGGATGGACACCTTCGCCTGCCGCCATCCCGAGCTCGGCGAGCGGGTGCGGATGATCGAGATCGATCATCCGGCGACCCAGGCGCTGAAGCGCCAGCGCTTCGCGCTCGCCGGCATCGCCATGCCGCCGGCCGTGCGGCTCATCGCCGCCGACCTGGATCGTCGGCCGCTGCGCGAGGTGCTCGGCGAGGCCGCATACGACCGCGCCGCGCCGGTGCTGTTCACCGTCCTCGGCCTCACCCAGTACCGTTCGCGCGAGGCCAACCTGGCGCTGTTCGGCGACCTCGCGGCGCACGGCGGTGCCGGCAGCGAGGTGCTGTTCGACTACCTCGACCTCGATGCCTTCGACGCCGGCCGCGCCTCGGCCGACCTGGAGCGTCTGCGGCGGGAGCGCGCCCAGACCGATGAGCCGTGGGTTTCCGGCTTCGATCCCCGCCGGCTGCCCGCCGCCCTGGCGGGACTCGGCCTCGAGCTGGTCGAGGACCTCGACTCCGCCGCCCTGGCGGCGCGCTACTGCCGCGGCCGGAGCGATGGGCTGCAGGTCCCCGCCCACATGCACGTCGCCCGCGCGGCGCTGCGGGCGGCGCGCTGA